Proteins from a single region of Chromobacterium sp. ATCC 53434:
- a CDS encoding GGDEF domain-containing protein, with amino-acid sequence MQTCVEPSPPPGLADGCQQLEAIIRQGRLLPVFQAIVDLEAGTVLGHEGLIRGPSDSALHSPTMLFEAAERCRMTLALDLACLRACAERFAELALPGLLFVNISPETLLAQGRRPAAVLALLEGAGLDSRRVILELTETRPSGGYPALREVADGCRRDGLRIALDDLGEGFSNLRLWSELRPDIVKLDKHFVRHIHLDPLKEQFVRSIVDIARQSGALLVAEGIESAAELRTLCRLGVRYGQGYLLARPQARPPQALPSMADTLPWAGRRPSSRYQPLARDLLLEVAPLEDRVPNETAYRRFAEHPDCFAIPVVQDGVPVGLLRRHHLLERFAKPFNRELYGKKPCRMMMDKQPLVVNADINVHELSSLVVAAERRYLVDGFIITDNGRYLGMGTGFALMRKITELQLSAARYANPLTGLPGNVPINETVDRLLGMDAPFVVAYADLDHFKPFNDLYGYAAGDSLIELVAHLLLAHADPERDFVGHVGGDDFVLLMQSDDWEARLRRMLARFGEQASAHFSEAHRAAGGFEVAARSGETVFLPLTALSLGVVKVRAGQYHSHREIGAATAEAKKRAKKMPGNSLFVECRQPGEPASCRCGQS; translated from the coding sequence ATGCAAACTTGTGTCGAGCCATCGCCGCCGCCCGGGCTGGCGGACGGCTGCCAGCAATTGGAGGCCATTATCCGGCAGGGCAGGCTGCTGCCGGTGTTCCAGGCCATCGTCGACCTGGAGGCCGGGACCGTGCTCGGCCACGAAGGGCTGATTCGCGGCCCGTCGGACAGCGCGCTGCATTCGCCGACGATGCTGTTCGAGGCCGCCGAGCGCTGCCGGATGACGCTGGCGCTGGATCTGGCCTGTTTGCGGGCCTGCGCCGAGCGTTTCGCCGAGCTGGCGCTGCCCGGGCTGCTTTTCGTCAATATCAGTCCGGAGACCTTACTGGCGCAGGGGCGGCGTCCCGCGGCGGTGCTCGCCTTGCTGGAGGGGGCGGGGCTGGACAGCCGGCGCGTGATTCTGGAACTGACCGAGACCCGGCCCAGCGGCGGCTATCCGGCCTTGCGCGAGGTGGCCGACGGCTGCCGCCGGGATGGCTTGCGCATCGCGCTCGACGATCTGGGGGAGGGCTTTTCCAATCTCAGGCTGTGGTCGGAGTTGCGGCCGGACATCGTCAAGCTGGACAAGCACTTCGTGCGGCACATACATCTGGACCCGCTGAAGGAGCAGTTCGTTCGCTCCATCGTCGACATCGCCCGTCAGTCCGGCGCGCTGCTGGTGGCCGAGGGAATCGAGTCGGCGGCGGAGTTGCGCACCTTGTGCCGGTTGGGCGTGCGCTACGGCCAGGGCTATCTGCTGGCGCGGCCGCAGGCCAGGCCGCCGCAAGCCTTGCCGTCGATGGCCGACACGCTGCCGTGGGCCGGCCGCCGCCCCAGTTCGCGCTACCAGCCGCTGGCGCGCGATCTGCTGCTGGAGGTGGCGCCGCTGGAGGACCGCGTGCCCAATGAAACCGCCTACCGCCGCTTTGCCGAACACCCGGATTGCTTCGCCATTCCGGTGGTGCAGGACGGCGTGCCGGTGGGGCTGCTGCGCCGCCACCATCTGCTGGAGCGCTTCGCCAAACCGTTCAACCGCGAGTTGTACGGCAAGAAACCCTGCCGGATGATGATGGACAAGCAGCCGCTGGTGGTGAACGCCGACATCAATGTGCACGAGCTGTCCAGCCTGGTGGTGGCGGCGGAGCGGCGCTACCTGGTGGACGGCTTCATCATCACCGACAACGGCCGCTATCTCGGCATGGGCACCGGCTTCGCGCTGATGCGCAAGATCACCGAGCTGCAGCTGTCGGCGGCGCGCTACGCCAATCCATTGACCGGCCTGCCCGGCAATGTGCCGATCAACGAGACGGTGGACCGGCTGCTGGGCATGGACGCGCCCTTCGTCGTGGCCTACGCCGACCTGGACCACTTCAAGCCCTTCAACGATCTGTACGGCTACGCCGCCGGCGACAGCCTGATCGAGCTGGTCGCACATCTGCTGCTGGCGCACGCCGATCCGGAGCGCGATTTCGTCGGCCATGTCGGCGGCGACGATTTCGTGCTGCTGATGCAGTCCGACGACTGGGAGGCGCGGCTGCGGCGGATGCTGGCCCGTTTCGGCGAGCAGGCGTCGGCGCACTTCTCCGAGGCGCACCGCGCCGCCGGCGGCTTCGAGGTGGCCGCGCGCAGCGGCGAGACGGTGTTTCTGCCGCTGACCGCCTTGTCGCTGGGCGTGGTCAAGGTCAGGGCCGGGCAGTATCACAGCCACCGCGAGATCGGCGCGGCGACGGCCGAAGCGAAGAAGCGGGCCAAGAAAATGCCGGGCAACAGCCTGTTCGTCGAATGCCGCCAGCCGGGAGAGCCGGCATCCTGTCGTTGCGGACAGTCCTGA
- a CDS encoding alpha/beta fold hydrolase — translation MPHAQIAGHTVYYEDSGHGSQTLLLLNGITMSTVGWTLMLPLLEPHFRLLRMDFLGQGQSDHPPGDAYLLTEQADLAAGLLDWLQLDRVYVTGLSYGGMVAQHLAHRHPGRVERLLLAGTLAWADSVNGHIGDSWIAANRQGGLDLRYQISVPWLFSSRFLAANAAMLDDLKMLAGLVDWDAVIRLINGVKQHDARTWLPQLQLPVHILVGDEDRLTPLYQARLLHDLIAGSELEILPGAGHVLHIEAADAFARSIIRFGSR, via the coding sequence ATGCCCCACGCCCAGATAGCCGGACACACAGTCTATTACGAGGACAGCGGCCATGGCTCGCAGACGCTGCTGCTGCTGAACGGCATCACCATGTCCACCGTGGGCTGGACCTTGATGCTGCCGCTGCTGGAGCCGCATTTCCGTCTGCTGCGGATGGACTTTCTCGGCCAGGGACAAAGCGATCATCCGCCCGGCGACGCCTATCTTCTGACCGAGCAGGCCGACCTGGCCGCCGGCCTGCTGGACTGGCTGCAACTGGACCGGGTCTACGTGACCGGCCTGTCGTACGGCGGCATGGTGGCCCAACACCTGGCCCACCGCCATCCGGGCCGGGTCGAACGGCTGCTGCTGGCCGGCACGCTGGCCTGGGCCGACAGCGTCAACGGCCATATCGGCGACAGCTGGATCGCCGCAAACCGTCAGGGCGGACTGGACCTGCGTTATCAGATCAGCGTACCGTGGCTGTTTTCCAGCCGCTTTCTCGCCGCCAACGCCGCGATGCTGGACGATCTGAAAATGCTGGCCGGACTGGTGGACTGGGACGCGGTGATCCGGCTGATCAACGGCGTCAAGCAGCACGACGCCCGCACCTGGCTGCCTCAGTTGCAACTCCCGGTCCATATCCTGGTCGGAGACGAGGACAGGCTGACGCCGCTGTATCAGGCCAGGTTGCTGCACGACCTGATCGCCGGCTCCGAACTGGAAATCCTGCCCGGCGCCGGCCACGTGCTGCACATCGAAGCCGCGGACGCCTTCGCCCGCAGCATCATCCGCTTCGGCTCGCGCTGA
- a CDS encoding enoyl-CoA hydratase-related protein, with protein MSTDAVLLTVDKQGIATVALNRADLHNALDDETISLLAATLETLAEDATVRAVVLTGNGISFSAGHDPDWLRRLSQFSASELNRYAQQMARLLHTLDTLPQPTLARVQGSAFGLGVALVACCDIAIGVSEALFSLSEVKFGQIPALAAPYLVRAIGERAARRYCISAERFNAGKAKRLGLLHQVVENDELDAAVQHLLDHLRLNSPAAMRAAKHLLGEIGSQEITPQVMQRCIEHSLAVRMSDEGREGIQALIEMRRPGWME; from the coding sequence ATGAGCACCGACGCCGTACTGCTGACCGTAGACAAACAGGGCATCGCCACCGTCGCGCTGAACCGCGCCGACCTGCACAACGCGCTGGACGACGAAACCATCAGCCTGCTGGCCGCCACGCTGGAAACGCTGGCCGAGGACGCCACGGTGCGCGCGGTGGTGCTGACCGGCAACGGCATCAGTTTCTCCGCCGGACACGATCCCGACTGGCTGCGTCGGCTGTCGCAGTTCTCCGCCAGCGAGCTGAACCGCTACGCCCAGCAGATGGCACGGCTGCTGCACACGCTGGACACGCTGCCCCAGCCGACGCTGGCGCGGGTCCAGGGCTCGGCCTTCGGCCTGGGCGTCGCGCTGGTCGCCTGTTGCGACATCGCCATCGGCGTGTCTGAAGCGCTGTTCAGCCTGTCCGAGGTCAAGTTCGGCCAGATCCCGGCGCTGGCCGCCCCGTATCTGGTGCGCGCCATCGGCGAACGCGCCGCGCGCCGCTACTGCATCAGCGCCGAGCGCTTCAACGCCGGCAAGGCCAAGCGGCTGGGCCTGCTGCACCAGGTGGTGGAAAACGACGAACTGGACGCCGCGGTGCAGCACCTGCTGGACCATCTGCGGCTGAACAGCCCGGCGGCGATGCGGGCCGCCAAGCACCTGCTGGGCGAGATCGGCAGCCAGGAGATCACGCCGCAGGTGATGCAGCGCTGCATCGAGCACAGTCTGGCGGTGCGGATGAGCGACGAGGGCCGCGAGGGCATACAAGCGCTGATCGAGATGCGCCGTCCCGGCTGGATGGAATAA
- the sbcB gene encoding exodeoxyribonuclease I, which produces MSNHTFFWHDYETFGVVPRQDRPSQFAGIRTDAELNEIGEPVMLYCRPAPDYLPTLQACLLTGITPQQCLHNGVAEHEFAAVIERELATPATIGVGYNSLRFDDEVTRFLFWRNLIDPYAREWQNHCGRWDLLDLVRATYALRPNGIVWPQHEDGRVSFKLEHLSAANGLAHEAAHDALSDVRATIALARLIRQRQPKLFDYYLTLRKKDAVKVQLSLHAPQPVLHVSGMYGAERGNLAVVWPLAAHPTNANEVIVWDLAHDPAELRGLNADKLRQRMFSRAEDLPEGVARLPIKTIHINKSPFVVANLKVLSDERAAHWGVDLAAVHRHAETARALPDLSAQWRKVYQREAGEPQDVDQNLYGGFVSNNDRKVLQKMRRLSAPQLAGEMALFEDPQLAELLFRYRARNFPDTLSGDERRRWRQWCRARLGAAQPAFERELAELLATELTPPQRQLLQQVADYAATLQAQTD; this is translated from the coding sequence ATGTCCAACCACACTTTTTTCTGGCACGACTACGAAACCTTCGGCGTGGTGCCCCGCCAGGACCGGCCGTCTCAGTTCGCCGGCATCCGCACCGACGCCGAACTGAACGAGATCGGCGAGCCGGTGATGCTGTACTGTCGCCCGGCGCCCGACTACCTGCCGACGCTGCAGGCCTGCCTGCTGACCGGCATCACGCCGCAGCAGTGCCTGCACAACGGCGTCGCCGAACACGAATTCGCCGCCGTGATCGAGCGCGAGCTGGCCACGCCCGCCACCATAGGCGTCGGCTACAACTCGCTGCGCTTCGACGACGAGGTCACCCGCTTCCTGTTCTGGCGCAATCTGATTGATCCGTACGCGCGCGAATGGCAGAACCACTGCGGCCGCTGGGACCTGCTGGACCTGGTGCGCGCCACCTACGCGCTGCGCCCGAACGGCATCGTCTGGCCCCAACACGAAGACGGCCGCGTCAGCTTCAAGCTGGAACACCTGTCGGCCGCCAACGGCCTGGCCCACGAAGCCGCCCACGACGCGCTGTCCGACGTGCGCGCCACCATCGCCCTGGCGCGGCTGATCCGCCAGCGCCAGCCGAAGCTGTTCGACTACTATCTGACCTTGCGCAAGAAGGACGCGGTCAAGGTGCAGCTGTCGCTGCACGCTCCGCAACCGGTGCTGCACGTCTCCGGCATGTATGGCGCCGAGCGCGGCAACCTGGCGGTGGTGTGGCCGCTGGCCGCGCATCCGACCAATGCCAACGAGGTCATCGTCTGGGATCTGGCCCACGATCCGGCCGAGTTGCGGGGCCTGAACGCCGACAAGCTGCGCCAGCGGATGTTCAGCCGAGCCGAAGACCTGCCCGAAGGCGTCGCGCGGCTGCCGATCAAGACCATACACATCAACAAGTCGCCGTTCGTCGTCGCCAATCTGAAAGTGCTGAGCGACGAACGCGCCGCACACTGGGGCGTCGATCTCGCCGCCGTCCACCGCCACGCCGAGACCGCCCGCGCGCTGCCCGACCTGTCGGCGCAGTGGCGCAAGGTCTACCAGCGCGAGGCCGGCGAGCCGCAGGACGTGGACCAGAATCTGTACGGCGGCTTCGTCTCCAACAACGACCGCAAGGTGCTGCAGAAGATGCGCCGGCTGTCGGCGCCGCAACTGGCCGGCGAAATGGCGCTGTTCGAAGACCCGCAGCTGGCCGAGCTGCTGTTCCGCTACCGCGCGCGCAACTTCCCCGACACCCTGTCCGGCGACGAGCGGCGGCGCTGGCGGCAATGGTGCCGCGCCCGGCTGGGCGCCGCGCAGCCGGCGTTCGAGCGGGAACTGGCGGAACTGCTGGCGACCGAGCTGACGCCGCCGCAGCGACAGCTACTGCAGCAGGTGGCCGACTACGCCGCCACGCTGCAGGCGCAAACTGACTAA
- a CDS encoding methyl-accepting chemotaxis protein: MLQQLTVRQKLLSGFSLLILLLCAVVVVAYQKLQTIQDNVHEIKEDRYPKIVLSNRVSLNLLYISREVRDGILSRDPQKVERHIRNVEALRASNQADLDRMEPLLSQPEGRALFVKIRDAQTQQRPLFAPLYELMRSHQIDAGREFLDQRFAPTNNAFIAALQSLRERQQGRLEKSMLSAQQSSQQAITILLSTALVSLVLAVLVALAISDLITTPLRKSAELVHQIRLGDLSGTSEPIPPARDEVLGIARDIQEMREGLRAVVLSIQENAHQVSDSARALSGMAQQVANGAQTQAEATTSAAASIEQLTVSINQVADNSSEASEQAQTAGQLANRGGSEVLESVGKIRFVTTSVDDTAKQMNSLTKEVQQIGNIVTVIRDVADQTNLLALNAAIEAARAGETGRGFAVVADEVRKLAERTTTSAQEITTMIASIQQGVGKVVSSMGQSLDCVEGVSGTAEQASNSMREIESSAGTIMRTIQSITGALSEQRSTSQSLAQDMEKVSKMAEENNATVQELATTSTQLSSLSTQLQNVTTRFRL; this comes from the coding sequence ATGCTGCAACAACTGACTGTCCGACAGAAACTGCTGAGCGGTTTTTCGCTGTTGATCCTGCTGCTGTGCGCCGTCGTGGTGGTGGCCTATCAAAAGTTGCAGACCATCCAGGACAACGTCCACGAGATCAAGGAAGACCGCTATCCGAAAATCGTGCTGTCCAACCGCGTCTCCCTCAATCTGCTGTACATCAGTCGCGAAGTGCGCGACGGCATCCTGTCCCGCGACCCGCAGAAGGTGGAGCGCCACATCCGCAACGTGGAGGCCTTGCGCGCCAGCAACCAGGCCGACCTCGACCGCATGGAGCCGTTGCTGTCGCAACCGGAGGGACGCGCGCTGTTCGTCAAGATCCGCGACGCCCAGACGCAGCAGCGGCCGCTGTTCGCGCCATTGTACGAATTGATGCGCAGCCACCAGATCGACGCCGGCCGCGAATTCCTGGACCAGCGCTTCGCTCCGACCAACAACGCCTTCATCGCCGCGCTGCAGTCGTTGCGCGAACGGCAGCAGGGCCGGCTGGAGAAATCGATGCTGTCGGCCCAGCAGTCCAGCCAACAGGCCATCACCATCTTGCTGTCCACCGCGCTGGTCTCGCTGGTTCTGGCGGTGCTGGTGGCGCTGGCCATCTCCGATCTGATCACCACGCCGCTGCGCAAATCGGCCGAGCTGGTGCACCAGATCCGGCTGGGCGACCTGTCCGGCACCTCAGAACCGATCCCGCCGGCCCGCGACGAAGTGCTGGGCATCGCGCGCGACATCCAGGAAATGCGCGAGGGCCTGCGCGCCGTGGTGCTGAGCATCCAGGAAAACGCCCACCAGGTGTCGGACTCGGCGCGCGCGCTGTCCGGCATGGCGCAGCAGGTGGCCAACGGCGCCCAGACCCAGGCCGAGGCCACCACCTCGGCCGCCGCGTCGATCGAACAGCTGACCGTCAGCATCAACCAGGTGGCCGACAACTCCAGCGAGGCGTCCGAACAGGCCCAAACCGCCGGCCAGCTGGCCAACCGCGGCGGCAGCGAGGTGCTGGAGTCGGTCGGCAAGATACGTTTCGTCACCACCTCGGTGGACGACACCGCCAAGCAGATGAACAGCCTGACCAAGGAAGTGCAGCAGATAGGCAATATCGTCACCGTGATCCGCGATGTGGCCGACCAGACCAATCTGCTGGCGCTGAACGCCGCGATCGAAGCGGCCCGCGCCGGCGAGACCGGGCGCGGCTTCGCCGTGGTGGCGGACGAGGTCAGGAAGCTGGCCGAGCGCACCACCACCTCGGCGCAGGAAATCACCACCATGATCGCGTCCATCCAGCAGGGCGTCGGCAAGGTGGTCAGCAGCATGGGCCAGAGCCTGGACTGCGTCGAGGGCGTGTCCGGCACCGCCGAGCAGGCGTCCAACTCGATGCGCGAGATCGAAAGCAGCGCCGGCACCATCATGCGCACGATACAGAGCATCACCGGCGCGCTGAGCGAGCAGCGCAGCACCAGCCAGAGCCTGGCACAGGACATGGAAAAGGTGTCGAAGATGGCCGAGGAGAACAACGCCACCGTGCAGGAGCTGGCCACCACCTCCACCCAACTGAGCTCGCTGTCCACCCAGCTGCAGAACGTCACCACCCGCTTCCGGCTCTGA
- a CDS encoding undecaprenyl-diphosphate phosphatase produces the protein MDPVLLFHSLLMGLVEGITEFLPISSTGHLILAGDLLGFLDKEKRDVYEIFIQLGAMLAVVWEYRGKIGRTVAGAVRPGGERNLLLAIVIAFIPAAVAGLLFSKQIKAALFNPVCVAVAFIVGGLVILWAEKREHKVAVATVDELSLKDALKVGLCQCLALIPGTSRSGATIIGGLFLGLSRQAATEFSFFLGIPTLGAASLYSLYKHRAALSADDVGVFAVGFLASFVFAFLAIRALLRFIATHSFEAFAWYRIAFGLIVLGTWWSGLVDWSA, from the coding sequence ATGGATCCCGTTCTGCTGTTTCACTCGCTGTTGATGGGCCTGGTCGAAGGCATCACCGAATTCCTGCCGATCTCGTCCACCGGCCACCTGATACTGGCCGGCGACCTGCTGGGCTTTCTGGACAAGGAAAAGCGCGACGTCTACGAAATCTTCATCCAGCTGGGCGCGATGCTGGCGGTGGTGTGGGAGTACCGCGGCAAGATAGGCCGCACCGTCGCCGGCGCAGTCCGTCCCGGCGGCGAACGCAATCTGTTGCTGGCCATCGTCATCGCCTTCATTCCGGCCGCCGTCGCCGGCCTGCTGTTCTCCAAGCAGATCAAGGCTGCGCTGTTCAATCCGGTCTGCGTCGCCGTCGCCTTCATCGTCGGCGGCCTGGTCATCCTGTGGGCGGAGAAGCGCGAGCACAAAGTCGCTGTGGCAACGGTCGATGAGCTGAGCCTGAAGGACGCGCTGAAAGTGGGCCTGTGCCAGTGCCTGGCGCTGATTCCCGGCACCAGCCGCTCCGGCGCCACCATCATAGGCGGCCTCTTCCTCGGCCTGTCGCGCCAGGCGGCGACCGAGTTCTCCTTCTTCCTCGGCATCCCGACGCTGGGCGCTGCTTCGCTGTACAGCCTGTACAAGCACCGCGCCGCGCTGAGCGCCGACGACGTCGGCGTGTTCGCCGTCGGCTTCCTCGCCTCCTTCGTCTTCGCCTTCCTGGCGATACGCGCGCTGCTGCGCTTCATCGCCACGCACAGCTTCGAGGCCTTCGCCTGGTACCGGATCGCCTTCGGCCTGATCGTGCTCGGCACCTGGTGGAGCGGCCTGGTCGACTGGAGCGCCTGA
- a CDS encoding NUDIX hydrolase has translation MAFDDTFRLSAHAVIVDAAGRVLLLKATYGDLAWGLPGGALEPGETIHECVVRECREELGWEVAPLYLSGVYYHSAYNSQAFVFRCEPPPDAEPGLSAEHSAWRYFALDELGAVQRRRVEDCLGYAGAAVSGRF, from the coding sequence GTGGCTTTCGACGATACTTTCCGTCTCAGCGCCCACGCGGTGATCGTCGACGCGGCCGGGCGGGTGCTGCTGTTGAAGGCGACGTATGGCGATCTTGCCTGGGGCCTGCCGGGCGGCGCGCTGGAGCCGGGCGAGACCATACACGAGTGCGTGGTGCGCGAATGCCGGGAGGAATTGGGATGGGAGGTGGCGCCGCTGTATCTGAGCGGCGTCTATTACCACAGCGCCTACAACTCGCAGGCCTTCGTGTTCCGCTGCGAGCCGCCGCCGGACGCGGAGCCCGGGCTGAGCGCCGAGCATTCCGCCTGGCGCTATTTCGCCCTCGACGAATTGGGCGCAGTGCAGCGCCGACGCGTCGAGGATTGCCTGGGCTACGCTGGCGCGGCGGTCAGCGGCCGTTTCTGA
- a CDS encoding co-chaperone YbbN, giving the protein MKKLLILLTLLLASAAALAGGLPYDEKADARAELSRTLESAKQSRQPVLLILGANWCPDCRALDAALSGGKSAELLAREFKVVKVDVGNFDHNLDIDAAYGHPIAKGIPAAVVLSPDNKVIYATRAGELADARRMSETGIYEFFERVSREARQ; this is encoded by the coding sequence ATGAAAAAACTGCTGATTCTGTTGACGTTGCTGCTGGCGAGCGCCGCCGCGCTGGCCGGCGGCCTGCCGTACGACGAGAAGGCCGACGCCCGGGCCGAGCTGAGCCGGACGCTGGAGAGCGCGAAGCAGAGCCGCCAGCCGGTGTTGCTGATCCTGGGCGCCAACTGGTGCCCGGACTGCCGCGCGCTGGACGCGGCGCTGAGCGGCGGCAAGAGCGCCGAGCTGTTGGCGCGCGAGTTCAAGGTGGTGAAGGTGGATGTCGGCAATTTCGACCACAATCTCGACATCGACGCCGCTTACGGCCATCCGATCGCCAAAGGTATTCCGGCGGCGGTGGTGCTGTCGCCGGACAACAAGGTGATCTACGCGACGCGGGCCGGCGAACTGGCCGACGCCCGCCGCATGAGCGAGACCGGCATCTACGAATTCTTCGAGCGCGTCAGCCGCGAGGCCAGGCAATAG
- a CDS encoding OsmC family protein, producing the protein MAQHQAEVIWRRGDQDFLDRRYSRRHVLKFDGGAEVPASSAPQTVPPPYSDPAAVDPEEAFIASLSSCHMLWFLDIAARAGFRVDEYHDVAVGEMARNEAGKAWVARVTLQPATSFSGDKLPTQQELERLHHAAHAECFIAHSVKTEILCLPRLA; encoded by the coding sequence ATGGCGCAGCATCAGGCGGAAGTGATATGGCGGCGCGGCGATCAGGATTTTCTCGATCGCCGCTACAGCCGCAGGCATGTGCTGAAATTCGACGGCGGAGCCGAGGTGCCGGCTTCTTCCGCGCCGCAGACGGTGCCGCCGCCGTATTCCGATCCGGCGGCGGTGGACCCGGAGGAGGCCTTCATCGCGTCCTTGTCCAGTTGCCACATGCTGTGGTTTCTGGATATCGCCGCGCGCGCCGGTTTCCGCGTCGACGAATATCACGATGTCGCCGTCGGCGAGATGGCCAGGAACGAGGCCGGCAAGGCCTGGGTGGCGCGGGTGACGCTGCAGCCCGCCACGTCCTTTTCCGGCGACAAGCTGCCGACGCAGCAGGAGCTGGAGCGTCTGCACCATGCCGCCCACGCCGAATGTTTCATCGCCCATTCGGTGAAAACCGAAATACTGTGCCTGCCGCGGCTGGCCTGA
- a CDS encoding carbon-nitrogen hydrolase family protein translates to MSTIRLALAQQAAPDDPSRRLPLLRRWCEDAAADGAHLLLLPEMWSTGYAPQRMNTDHAWDDDELVLAEIPRLAAGLGLAIGFTYLARVDGALRNRLRLYGADGAIALQYDKVHICDFTDGTETALQGGDGFVCADVALGGETVRVGAMICFDREFPEAGRALMRQGAELVLVPNACPMRDDAELGDVRLQQLRGRALENRFAVALCNYPAPQYDGASCLIDARGRLLAAADAQASLLPAELDLAALRRWRAEQDEVWGLAALRPSCCR, encoded by the coding sequence GTGAGCACGATACGACTGGCGCTGGCGCAGCAGGCCGCGCCTGACGATCCGTCGCGCCGCCTGCCGCTGTTGCGGCGGTGGTGCGAGGACGCGGCTGCCGATGGCGCCCATCTGCTGTTGCTGCCCGAAATGTGGTCCACCGGCTACGCGCCGCAACGGATGAACACCGACCACGCCTGGGACGACGACGAGCTGGTTCTGGCCGAGATCCCCCGGCTGGCCGCCGGGCTGGGCCTGGCCATAGGCTTCACCTATCTCGCCCGCGTCGACGGCGCGCTGCGCAACCGGCTGCGGCTGTACGGCGCAGATGGCGCGATCGCGCTGCAGTACGACAAGGTCCACATCTGCGATTTCACCGACGGCACCGAGACCGCGCTGCAAGGCGGCGACGGCTTCGTCTGCGCCGACGTCGCGCTCGGCGGCGAGACGGTGCGCGTCGGCGCGATGATCTGCTTCGACCGCGAGTTTCCCGAGGCGGGCCGCGCGCTGATGCGGCAGGGCGCCGAGCTGGTGCTGGTCCCGAATGCCTGTCCGATGCGCGACGACGCCGAATTGGGCGATGTCCGCCTGCAGCAGCTGCGCGGACGGGCGCTGGAAAACCGCTTCGCCGTCGCCTTGTGCAATTACCCGGCGCCGCAATACGACGGCGCCAGCTGTTTGATCGACGCCCGCGGTCGTCTGCTGGCCGCCGCCGACGCGCAAGCCAGCTTGCTGCCGGCGGAGCTGGATCTGGCCGCGCTGCGGCGCTGGCGCGCCGAACAGGACGAGGTGTGGGGCCTCGCCGCGCTGCGGCCATCCTGCTGCCGCTGA
- a CDS encoding ScpA family protein yields MNAVPETPASGDAADFQLTAPELPPSVPIAHVFGQPVLEVPQDLFIPPDALQVILESFEGPLDLLLYLIRRQNLDVLNIPMAEITAQYMSYIDAMKDGRLELAAEYLLMAALLIEIKSRLLLPRPQLDEDGEPDDPRAELVRRLLEYEQMKLAALELDKIPQADRDFAWLAVLIEQSAEQRLPDVGAADLRQAWLAILSRAKHRRHHKVEKDELSVREQMSWILRYLDGKEYVPFEELFDVDKGVAHLVVNFIAVLELVKEGMVRVSQDAPYQPIYVRIALV; encoded by the coding sequence ATGAATGCCGTGCCCGAGACTCCCGCCAGCGGCGATGCCGCCGATTTCCAGCTGACCGCGCCCGAACTGCCGCCCAGCGTGCCGATCGCCCATGTGTTCGGCCAGCCGGTGCTGGAGGTGCCGCAGGATCTGTTCATCCCGCCCGACGCGCTGCAAGTGATCCTGGAGAGCTTCGAGGGCCCGCTCGACCTGCTGCTCTACCTGATCCGCCGGCAGAACCTGGATGTGCTGAACATCCCGATGGCCGAGATCACCGCCCAGTACATGTCCTATATCGACGCGATGAAGGACGGGCGGCTGGAGCTGGCGGCCGAGTATCTGTTGATGGCGGCGCTGCTGATCGAGATCAAGTCGCGGTTGTTGCTGCCGCGGCCGCAGCTGGACGAGGACGGCGAGCCGGACGATCCGCGCGCCGAGCTGGTGCGCCGGCTGCTGGAATACGAGCAGATGAAGCTGGCGGCGCTGGAGCTGGACAAGATTCCTCAGGCCGACCGCGATTTCGCCTGGCTGGCGGTGTTGATCGAGCAGTCGGCCGAACAGCGGTTGCCGGACGTCGGCGCCGCCGATCTGCGCCAGGCCTGGCTGGCCATCCTGTCGCGCGCCAAGCATCGCCGCCACCACAAGGTGGAAAAGGACGAGCTGTCGGTACGCGAGCAGATGAGCTGGATTCTGCGCTATCTGGACGGCAAGGAGTACGTGCCGTTCGAGGAGCTGTTCGACGTCGACAAGGGCGTCGCCCATCTGGTGGTCAATTTCATCGCCGTGCTGGAGCTGGTGAAGGAGGGCATGGTCAGGGTCAGCCAGGACGCGCCGTACCAGCCCATCTACGTGCGGATCGCGCTGGTGTGA